Proteins encoded within one genomic window of Fusarium musae strain F31 chromosome 4, whole genome shotgun sequence:
- a CDS encoding hypothetical protein (EggNog:ENOG41) produces MIEKISGLSSEAKPSRSSHGSPLKGEVFVDIGCADASDPVWSPNNGSLLMDVEDTQKPQDFQNCGGTPSYHEGYAPVVLGFSEGHPAIDHYPPQPSVCDSQKEIDYSSLLPAAATLTGFMPDTFYIEDTAQIFNPTTDIPVVTWDQFQLGCQQDYNNHT; encoded by the exons ATGATCGAGAAGATTTCAGGTCTCAGCAGTGAGGCGAAGCCGTCGCGATCAAGCCATGGCTCGCCTCTCAAGGGCGAGGTCTTTGTCGATATTGGATGTGCTGATGCTTCAGATCCGGTTTGGAGCCCCAACAATGGAAGCCTACTTATGGACGTTGAAGATACTCAAAAGCCTCAAGACTTTCAAAATTGTGGTGGAACACCGAGCTACCACGAAGGGTATGCTCCAGTAGTCCTAGGCTTCAGTGAAGGGCATCCCGCCATCGACCACTATCCTCCACAGCCCAGCGTCTGTGATTCCCAAAAGGAAATTGACTATAGTAGTCTACTACCCGCTGCAGCTACTCTGACTGGATTCATGCCTGACACATTCTATATTGAGGACACGGCCCAAATCTTCAACCCGACAACAGACATACCAGTCGTTACATGGGATCAATTTCAGCTAGGCTGTCAACAAGACTACA ACAACCATACTTAG
- the CUT1 gene encoding separase/separin (EggNog:ENOG41~CAZy:CE5) has protein sequence MKFTAILSLFAAASVALPTSSPLSEHEVLAELEKRQSGSITRDDLSNGASSACPPVIFIYARGSTELGNLGTLGPRVASVLESNYGSNGVWIQGVGGAYRATLGDNALPRGTSSAAIREMIGLFNLANSKCPSAKIVAGGYSQGAALAAASIEDLSTSVRNKVVGTVLFGYTKNLQNLGRIPNYPRERTLVFCNFGDLVCTGSLIVAAPHLAYQSDASGPAPQFLIQRVAATSI, from the exons ATGAAGTTTACCGCCATCCTCTCACTCTTCGCCGCTGCGTCTGTCGCTCTGCCTACTTCCAGCCCTCTCTCTGAGCATGAAGTTCTTGCCGAGCTCGAGAAACGTCAATCCGGAAGCATCACTCGCGATGATCTTTCCAACGGCGCTTCATCTGCTTGTCCCCCTGTTATTTTCATCTACGCTCGCGGTTCCACTGAGCTTGGAAACTTG GGAACACTTGGTCCTCGTGTTGCCTCTGTGCTTGAGAGCAACTACGGTAGCAACGGAGTCTGGATCCAAGGA GTTGGTGGAGCCTACCGTGCTACCCTCGGAGACAACGCCCTTCCTCGAGGAACCTCTTCGGCAGCCATCAGAGAGATGATCGGACTGTTCAACCTTGCAAACTCAAAGTGCCCTTCTGCCAAGATTGTTGCCGGAGGGTACAGTCAAGgcgctgctcttgctgcAGCCAGCATTGAGGATCTCAGCACTTCTGTCCGCAACAAGGTCGTCGGCACAGTGTTGTTCGGATACACCAAAAACCTGCAAAATCTCGGCCGCATTCCAAACTACCCACGAGAGCGAACCCTCGTTTTCTGCAACTTCGGAGACTTGGTTTGCACTGGATCCTTGATTGTTGCTGCTCCTCATCTGGCTTATCAGTCTGATGCCTCTGGACCTGCACCCCAGTTCCTCATTCAGCGCGTTGCTGCGACCTCTATCTAG
- a CDS encoding hypothetical protein (antiSMASH:Cluster_4.4), with translation MVPDLRTDREKDWKSFAYIEQYKRLILFIFMWDTQNVSYYSFMPSMSTQSIQVNLPCSKELWEAKDEDTWKAITSKSDHPMINTMVKDFIEDGGNIWCETLDSLSLSFILHGLMSMCNDMVHFHNQSIYLGNAAQGDDNNWRCRMTAALELWKTKYDACAMGARQTIDEDSSLHEFRQENVAFLALYHTAHIVVNADIRHLQIAAGAEAIFGHVVTSTEREESIRAVREWVRLSPESAGHAAWHSAQMIREGLLNLRNWKANGMFHYPWCLYLGVLTTWAFVYFSQEQNDKRRGCHHSIDGEDILQTQSKALMHQTISNMASCTPATIGRDLHRCCPHGLAIEVAKYLKTVRWTAAFEAMKVLEGIVDME, from the exons ATGGTTCCCGACTTGAGGACAGATCGTGAGAAGGACTGGAAATCATTCGCGTACATCGAGCAGTACAAACG CTTGATATTGTTTATCTTTATGTGGGATACGCAGAATGTCAGCTACTACTCGTTCATGCCAAGCATGTCTACCCAGTCTATTCAAGTAAATCTCCCTTGCTCCAAGGAGCTTTGGGAGGCCAAGGATGAAGACACATGGAAGGCCATAACTTCCAAGAGTGATCATCCGATGATCAACACCATGGTAAAGGACTTTATTGAGGATGGGGGAAACATCTGGTGCGAGACCTTGGACAGCCTATCTCTGAGTTTTATCCTGCATGGCTTGATGTCAATGTGCAACGACATGGTTCACTTTCACAACCAGTCTATCTACCTTGGTAACGCCGCACAAGGGGACGACAACAACTGGCGCTGTCGGATGACCGCGGCACTAGAGCTCTGGAAGACAAAGTATGATGCCTGCGCTATGGGAGCAAGGCAAACCATCGATGAAGACTCGTCCCTACACGAGTTCCGCCAGGAAAACGTTGCCTTTCTTGCTCTCTATCACACCGCACATATTGTCGTAAATGCGGATATCCGTCATCTCCAGATTGCAGCGGGTGCTGAGGCGATCTTTGGGCACGTTGTAACGAGCACAGAGCGCGAAGAAAGTATAAGGGCGGTGAGGGAATGGGTACGATTATCTCCAGAATCGGCTGGTCATGCTGCGTGGCATTCCGCACAGATGATCCGCGAGGGTCTGCTGAACCTACGGAATTGGAAGGCTAACGGCATGTTCCATTACCCGTGGTGTCTCTACCTCGGGGTATTAACGACTTGGGCTTTTGTGTATTTCTCGCAGGAGCAGAATGATAAACGTCGAGGTTGCCATCATAGCATTGATGGCGAGGATATTCTCCAGACACAGTCAAAGGCTCTGATGCACCAGACCATCTCAAATATGGCATCGTGTACTCCAGCGACTATTGGGAGGGACCTGCATAGATGTTGCCCGCATGGCTTGGCTATTGAAGTGGCAAAGTATCTCAAGACAGTTCGATGGACTGCTGCCTTTGAAGCGATGAAGGTCCTTGAGGGCATCGTGGACATGGAATAA
- a CDS encoding hypothetical protein (EggNog:ENOG41), with product MKVAWQRLIRFVSTDGRVLRGEPILPNPDFDLGDTTEETKLQARVIEGDDLYDTTGATRVTDEVVTVKTLLGPLVASDVSILRCVGLNYATHIREAGRKQPPFPSIFFKPSTTIHDHGVNVVIPKVAQDDQADYEGELVVVIGRDAKNVKESEALDYVAAYTAGNDISSRKWQRDPNLAGGVPQWGFSKGFDTFAPLGPALVSSSLIAAPEKLHLQTIVDKETRQDAGLDDLVFSIPRLIAHLSSGTTLQKGSVIMTGTPGGVGAGLKPAKYLVPGTQMEVNITQIGTLKNGVDFE from the exons ATGAAGGTAGCTTGGCAACGATTGATCCGATTCGTCTCTACCGACGGGCGTGTTTTGCGTGGAGAGCCCATCCTCCCGAATCCCGACTTTGATCTTGGAGATACCACTGAGGAGACGAAACTCCAAGCTCGAGTCATTGAGGGAGATGACCTTTATGACACAACTGGTGCCACTCGGGTTACAGATGAAGTGGTCACAGTAAAGACTTTGTTAGGACCCCTTGTTGCTAGCGACGTCTCGATTCTCAGATGCGTGGGACTCAATTATGCTACACACA TTCGTGAGGCTGGACGCAAGCAACCGCCTTTTCcgtccatcttcttcaagccatcaacaacaatacATGACCATGGAGTCAACGTGGTGATCCCCAAAGTCGCCCAGGACGACCAAGCAGACTACGAAGGAGAACTG GTCGTGGTCATTGGGAGGGATGCCAAGAACGTCAAGGAGAGTGAGGCCCTTGACTACGTCGCTGCCTATACAGCAGGCAACGACATCTCCTCTCGAAAATGGCAGAGAGATCCAAATCTCGCAGGCGGAGTCCCCCAATGGGGATTTTCCAAGGGCTTTGATACCTTTGCGCCTCTAGGTCCCGCTCTAGTTTCAAGCTCTTTGATAGCAGCACCCGAGAAACTCCATCTCCAGACAATTGTGGACAAGGAAACCCGGCAGGATGCAGGACTAGATGACCTTGTCTTTTCCATTCCCCGATTAATTGCGCATCTATCCTCTGGAACTACACTGCAGAAAGGAAGTGTTATAATGACGGGCACTCCAGGAG GTGTTGGTGCTGGATTGAAGCCAGCGAAATACCTTGTTCCTGGAACTCAGATGGAGGTCAATATCACTCAGATTGGTACTCTTAAGAATGGCGTCGATTTTGAGTAG
- a CDS encoding hypothetical protein (EggNog:ENOG41) yields MVAIRDVDITTYDGLSLKGTFYSVGSKRPCIIMTHGFSGHRDHFLPELAAKFNDAGYGALVYDNRCWGDSEGLPRCEADPVKQTRDYLDAFNFAAALPEVDPAKIVYWGSSLSGGNAICAAAMNKSLAGIISQVPFVSGGSMARITGAPKSVLVSHRTPSSEIQIPIYPNSVEEVQDGTSKAILKDAGAVGFAEEMTRRGYNFDKMATLQSLTNTIMHEPTGVIHHISPTPLLMVVADDDVCTYTHLQLEAYEKALHPKTLKIIKGTGHFDLYYGKRFQEVVDVQLEFLKSIF; encoded by the exons ATGGTTGCCATTCGAGACGTTGATATTACCACCTATGATGGCTTGTCCTTGAAAGGAACCTTCTACAGTGTCGGGTCCAAGAGGCCTTGCATTATCATGACCCATGGG TTCTCTGGTCATCGAGATCATTTCCTGCCCGAGCTCGCGGCCAAGTTCAACGACGCTGGCTACGGAGCATTGGTTTACGACAATCGATGCTGGGGCGATAGTGAAGGTCTTCCTCGCTGTGAAGCCGATCCAGTGAAGCAGACACGGGATTATCTCGACGCCTTCAACTTCGCTGCAGCCCTTCCAGAAGTCGATCCCGCCAAGATCGTGTACTGGGGATCCAGCTTGTCCGGAGGCAACGCCATTTGCGCCGCTGCCATGAACAAAAGCCTGGCAGGAATTATTTCACAAGTCCCGTTCGTGTCCGGCGGTTCCATGGCTCGCATCACCGGAGCACCAAAATCAGTTTTGGTCTCTCACCGCACTCCCAGCTCAGAGATCCAGATCCCGATCTATCCCAACTCTGTCGAGGAGGTACAAGATGGTACCAGCAAGGCTATTCTAAAAGATGCTGGAGCGGTTGGGTTCGCAGAGGAAATGACCCGAAGAGGGTACAACTTCGACAAGATGGCGACTCTTCAGAGCCTGACCAACACGATCATGCACGAGCCAACGGGCGTTATTCATCATATCTCGCCGACACCGCTGCTGATGGTTGTGGCGGATGATGATGTGTGCACTTATACGCATTTGCAGCTGGAGGCCTATGAAAAGGCACTGCATcccaagaccctcaagatTATCAAGGGAACTGGCCATTTTGATCTATACTATGGCAAGAGGTTTCAAGAAGTTGTTGACGTGCAGCTCGAGTTTTTGAAGAGCATCTTTTAG
- a CDS encoding hypothetical protein (SMCOG1092:hypothetical protein~antiSMASH:Cluster_4.4) yields the protein MKSHKASVIIVGTGVGGLAAAKTYLELDPEADILLLEKRSGLGGVWAEENCYDGLKTNNLRGTYEFTDFPLDDSYGVKDGEHIPGLVLYRYMTDFAVKFDIFRRIRFNVNVRTIEKLEKGGWELVGEDGTAAEKSVPVSYRCEKLIMCTGLASTPNPVSYSGRESFGKPVLNHGQLKVEAHEVASDPNVKSVTIVGASKTGYDAVQLMASHGKKVTWVIRESGGGGVWMSPPWVKMGPFTLQLEHVATMRFFTWFSPCVWGEYDGYSWVRRFLHGTWLGRTMVHRLWEKIRMDTVNFNGYRKNESIAQLEPYESLFWSARVGVLNYPGNIHDYATSGQVQIIKKDISHLSKGGTVNLSDGTSYQTDALIAITGWKLSPSIQYKPDGIEASLGIPTESMSSEEQAFWNHLDKDAEHEILQKFPYLTWPPKNVIPYKQKVSPYRLYRGMAPPALTSRSDNSIVFIKMVHSTANIIIAETQALWAYAYLNNEIDIDKDRVYKETALSSCYGRLRYPCGFSAWYPEFVYDTIPYADMLLRDLGICSHRKRTATQEVFSGYTIQDYKGINREWAEKRRCYEGKKLV from the exons ATGAAGTCACACAAGGCATcggtcatcatcgtcggaaCTG GCGTCGGTGGACTTGCTGCAGCAAAGACATACTTGGAGTTAGATCCTGAAGCCGACATCCTGCTTCTCGAAAAG AGATCGGGCCTGGGTGGAGTTTGGGCTGAAGAGAACTGCTACGATGGCCTCAAGACCAATAACCTACGAGGTACCTACGAGTTCACTGACTTCCCTCTTGATGATAGCTATGGCGTGAAGGACGGCGAGCATATTCCCGGTCTTGTTCTTTACAGGTACATGACCGATTTTGCAGTTAAATTCGACATCTTTCGTCGCATTCGCTTCAATGTCAACGTCCGCACAATCGAAAAGCTGGAGAAAGGCGGCTGGGAACTTGTCGGCGAGGACGGAACCGCTGCCGAGAAGTCCGTGCCAGTTTCATATCGCTGCGAGAAACTCATCATGTGCACTGGCCTTGCATCCACCCCAAATCCGGTGTCATATTCAGGTCGCGAGTCCTTTGGCAAGCCAGTCCTCAACCACGGTCAGCTCAAGGTTGAAGCACACGAGGTAGCTTCAGATCCTAACGTCAAGTCCGTTACCATTGTTGGAGCTTCCAAGACGGGCTACGATGCGGTACAACTCATGGCTTCTCACGGTAAGAAGGTGACTTGGGTCATTCGCGAGtctggtggcggtggtgtcTGGATGTCACCGCCCTGGGTCAAAATGGGGCCTTTCACTCTGCAGCTGGAACATGTTGCAACTATGAGATTCTTCACATGGTTCAGTCCCTGCGTTTGGGGCGAGTACGATGGTTATTCGTGGGTTCGTCGCTTTTTACACGGGACGTGGCTTGGTCGAACAATGGTACATCGTCTTTGGGAGAAGATACGCATGGATACCGTCAACTTCAATGGATACAGGAAGAATGAGTCTATTGCTCAGTTAGAGCCTTACGAGAG TTTATTCTGGTCTGCTCGAGTCGGCGTTCTAAACTATCCAGGCAACATTCACGACTACGCTACTTCGGGCCAGGttcagatcatcaagaaagATATCTCACACCTTTCCAAGGGCGGAACGGTCAACCTTTCCGACGGGACAAGCTACCAGACTGATGCTCTGATAGCCATCACCGGATGGAAGCTTTCACCAAGCATCCAGTACAAACCCGACGGGATCGAAGCAAGCCTCGGCATTCCAACTGAAAGCATGAGCAGTGAGGAGCAAGCTTTCTGGAACCATCTTGACAAAGACGCCGAACATGAAATCCTTCAAAAGTTTCCATACCTCACTTGGCCTCCCAAAAATGTCATACCCTACAAGCAAAAGGTCTCGCCGTACCGTTTATACCGGGGCATGGCACCACCAGCTCTAACATCGCGATCCGATAATTCCattgtcttcatcaagatGGTCCACAGCACGGcgaacatcatcatcgccgaaaCACAAGCTCTCTGGGCATATGCCTACCTCAACAATGAGATCGACATAGATAAGGATAGAGTTTACAAGGAGACAGCACTTTCAAGCTGCTACGGTAGATTGCGCTACCCCTGTGGATTCTCAGCGTGGTATCCTGAGTTTGTATATGATACTATCCCGTATGCAGACATGCTACTTCGAGATCTTGGTATTTGCAGTCATAGAAAACGGACTGCGACACAGGAGGTTTTCTCAGGGTACACGATTCAGGATTATAAAGGGATTAATAGAGAGTGGGCGGAGAAAAGGCGCTGCTACGAAGGGAAGAAGTTGGTTTAG
- a CDS encoding hypothetical protein (EggNog:ENOG41) has protein sequence MFAALEAKVKLLETNIEQHNIRLNLVEGTLKTSGSSRQDVTLPLHHQPGNVVVNIDEIPENGAGQSMTDGMAVSFVDEQDCGFFGPSSNIALMRHILRAVDTKRTQHVNQTSLTPASEYSAYEGGLVSNLNAFPTTSTEPQKAGANLLPPDEVMQRLIRAYFDNTGLLFPYIHEQEFLDTYERFRASGFRGNVRRTWLGLLNMILAMATCTSCWEDSGSETTFEESDVYYRRAQELCHTQMFRGTTLETGR, from the exons ATGTTTGCTGCCCTGGAAGCCAAGGTGAAGCTGTTGGAAACAAACATCGAACAGCATAATATTAGATTGAACTTAGTTGAGGGTACACTCAAAACTTCTGGAAGTTCAAGGCAAGATGTCACACTTCCACTCCATCACCAACCTGGAAATGTTGTGGTCAACATTGACGAGATACCCGAGAATGGCGCTGGCCAGAGCATGACTGATGGCATGGCCGTCTCGTTCGTAGATGAGCAAGACTGCGGTTTCTTTG GCCCGTCATCCAACATCGCACTCATGCGGCATATATTACGAGCTGTAGACACAAAAAGGACACAACACGTCAATCAGACTTCATTAACACCAGCATCAGAGTACAGTGCCTATGAAGGTGGACTAGTGAGTAATCTAAACGCGTTTCCAACAACCTCGACCGAGCCTCAAAAGGCTGGTGCCAACCTCTTACCACCAGATGAGGTCATGCAACGTCTCATCCGAGCCTACTTTGACAACACAGGGCTATTGTTTCCGTACATACACGAGCAAGAGTTCCTCGACACTTATGAACGATTCCGGGCAAGTGGCTTCCGAGGTAACGTTCGTCGGACATGGCTTGGCCTTCTGAATATGATCCTTGCAATGGCAACTTGTACTTCTTGCTGGGAGGACTCGGGTAGCGAGACTACGTTTGAGGAGTCGGATGTTTACTATCGCAGAGCCCAGGAGCTTTGCCATACACAGATGTTTAGGGGAACAACTCTTGAAACAGGTAGATGA
- a CDS encoding hypothetical protein (EggNog:ENOG41) has product MSKEITPGGYHWLNDTINSLDPENDYELMWRLMSCYRSNDFMNNMIYALTFPNFIITTHGCETVWRSDGGKVVKRGAQRVEDTENYNMTWWHYGPSDQRCRDAVEHINNLHMSLARRYPGNFSFNEDFLYVTTFSAVLMHRLRLRLGLSGFTEKEKIAAHHFWRDMTPLFIREDGNSVYGYPKDFDGCIQFCEDYENEKREFDIKMQYIGLAIFNQFAFRYFRYGFRWLGVSIVKALSLPTTLQAMRVKPVNPVFQWLIVLFVGTAMSLAETLLPDPRESFWKKIETLDVEKAKARKDDIRGSDQAYCQYIRSEWSGPGCPFAMKAE; this is encoded by the coding sequence ATGTCTAAAGAAATAACCCCTGGGGGTTATCATTGGCTCAATGACACTATCAATAGCCTTGATCCAGAGAACGACTATGAGCTCATGTGGAGGCTCATGTCTTGCTACCGATCAAATGATTTCATGAACAACATGATCTACGCCCTTACATTTCccaacttcatcatcacgacCCATGGCTGCGAAACTGTCTGGCGCTCAGACGGCGGCAAGGTTGTCAAGCGCGGAGCTCAGCGCGTCGAAGACACCGAAAACTACAACATGACGTGGTGGCACTATGGACCAAGTGATCAACGATGTCGAGATGCAGTGGAACATATCAACAACCTTCATATGTCTCTGGCGCGCCGTTACCCCGGCAACTTTTCGTTCAACGAAGACTTTCTATACGTCACTACCTTTAGTGCTGTACTCATGCACCGTCTGCGTCTTCGGCTGGGACTATCGGGTTTCactgagaaagagaaaattGCGGCTCACCACTTTTGGCGGGATATGACGCCGCTATTCATCAGAGAGGACGGAAACTCTGTCTACGGATATCCTAAAGACTTTGATGGTTGTATCCAATTCTGCGAAGACTACGAGAATGAGAAACGCGAGTTCGATATCAAAATGCAATACATCGGCTTGGCAATCTTTAACCAGTTCGCTTTCCGATACTTTCGCTACGGCTTTCGATGGCTGGGAGTATCAATAGTGAAAGCTCTTTCACTGCCTACAACTCTTCAGGCGATGCGGGTCAAGCCCGTCAACCCCGTCTTTCAGTGGTTGATTGTGCTTTTCGTTGGAACAGCGATGAGCCTTGCTGAAACCCTCTTACCGGACCCGCGGGAGTCATTttggaagaagattgagacgCTGGATGTAGAAAAGGCGAAGGCGAGGAAAGACGATATCAGGGGGAGTGATCAAGCGTATTGCCAGTATATCAGATCTGAGTGGAGTGGCCCTGGGTGCCCGTTTGCTATGAAGGCTGAATAG
- a CDS encoding Cutinase transcription factor 1 alpha, which produces MSQYRDPTNPPSMLLLQCVLLAGARISTNSELRVDGSTSTAVATFYRRAKALYDADYERDRMTLVQSMLLMGWYWAGPDDISKNMFYWSQSAIAVAQNFGLHRNMGNSGLSISEKRLRRRIWWTLFTRDRALAVGLGQSVSINLDDCDVDMITDDDFIEHDGNNIDTYPPNYIHVEFFIQYVKLCMVKTAMTSPQLAQHYPNGTKSALSPCDGRDQSTTFGLAYYTCITSAPVVCYIEQAPRATERLCRTQNNLMDHQMALFAQQT; this is translated from the exons ATGTCACAATACCGAGATCCTACAAATCCTCCTTCAATGCTGCTCCTTCAGTGTGTCTTACTGGCTGGCGCCAGGATTAGCACGAACTCGGAATTGAGAGTTGATGGATCAACTTCAACTGCCGTTGCGACATTCTATCGACGAGCAAAAGCCCTTTATGATGCCGACTACGAGCGCGACCGAATGACCTTGGTTCAATCAATGCTATTGATGGGTTGGTACTGGGCTGGGCCTGATGACATATCCAAGAACATGTTTTATTGGAGTCAATCCGCAATCGCTGTGGCTCAGAACTTCGGTCTTCATCGCAACATGGGAAATTCGGGTCTGTCGATAAGCGAAAAGAGGCTTCGCAGGCGAATATGGTGGACGCTATTTACACGAGATCGCGCTTTGGCTGTTGGCCTGGGACAATCAGTATCCATCAATCTCGACGATTGCGACGTCGATATGATAACCGACGATGACTTCATTGAGCATGATGGGAACAATATCGACACATACCCACCCAATTATATTCACGTGGAATTCTTCATCCAGTACGTGAAGCTGT GCATGGTCAAGACTGCAATGACATCACCTCAATTGGCACAGCACTATCCCAATGGAACCAAGAGTGCCCTGTCACCATGCGATGGGAGAGACCAAAGCACCACTTTTGGTCTGGCATACTATACTTGCATTACTTCAGCGCCCGTTGTCTGCTACATCGAGCAAGCTCCCCGCGCAACAGAAAGACTTTGCAGGACACAAAACAATCTTATGGATCACCAGATGGCACTGTTCGCGCAGCAAACATGA
- a CDS encoding hypothetical protein (EggNog:ENOG41) produces the protein MDSLDFASTPEPAAFDSWSPSMPTEKQPRLDPVVNIFEQSTGSPSDMGSTKDGVVLYSYFQFLTVGNLHAIPYQDVTYLEAQGCLHVPNPLILDAFMKAYFTYAHVFIPLIDEGEFWEMFSPAASSSQRSTMSLLVLRAMLLATSALLFDMEAETAHLPLAQAALMLMNWVPESPTITAPVPYRTWLSLAIHHAKLINAHRHAGICDVGTSANEPRSKTLRRLWWCCIICDRLSSLACRFHLQITPDMLDMENCVPLGFADLQSEIHRSNVLSPATKRQLISLFSKALSLLMLLTEIIPVAYPFETQLESSPDFSVQEEEKVRKSCDLLEEWYNTAKSEFPPFHKPISSQGSDSASSIAVSGIGSPDFHLEDLQDGNRNNEIRGDIEDSVEGLSKCIGSLAGSGLIKYLPITVLSCEDELAPNHLEGWPLLSLDPTQRQLRVILDASDTFSAQYYGSQWVKQAAEHVANLAKSFNKLSLQSGQEAMKDWVDILVRHPEVYLGLAWTVDMCINRRKLPENQDFPLCLRNDVERLNTAPEKADYGTLDSQSLDGQKDIQLTQSLDYLLGIQEPMIGVL, from the exons ATGGACTCTCTGGACTTTGCATCCACACCCGAGCCTGCCGCATTCGATAGCTGGAGCCCCTCCATGCCCACTGAGAAGCAGCCTCGATTGGATCCCGTTG TAAACATCTTTGAGCAGAGTACAGGGTCACCGAGTGACATGGGTAGTACAAAGGATGGGGTCGTTCTATACTCCTACTTCCAGTTTCTGACTGTCGGGAACCTTCATGCTATTCCCTATCAAGATGTCACCTatctcgaagctcaaggatgctTACATGTTCCTAACCCTCTGATCTTGGATGCTTTTATGAAGGCGTACTTTACATACGCCCATGTATTTATCCCTCTTATCGATGAGGGAGAGTTCTGGGAAATGTTCTCTCCAGCCGCAAGTAGCTCACAAAGGAGCACGATGTCACTTCTCGTCCTTCGGGCCATGCTACTCGCTACCAGTGCT CTTCTGTTTGACATGGAGGCCGAGACAGCTCATCTGCCACTTGCTCAAGCTGCATTGATGCTCATGAACTGGGTTCCTGAATCACCCACGATCACTGCACCTGTACCGTACAGAACATGGCTAAGCCTAGCGATCCATCatgccaagctcatcaatgcGCACCGTCACGCGGGAATATGTGACGTTGGAACATCGGCAAACGAACCACGGTCAAAAACACTTCGAAGGCTTTGGTGGTGCTGTATCATCTGCGACAGATTATCATCTCTCGCTTGCCGCTTCCATCTTCAGATCACACCTGATATGCTCGACATGGAAAACTGCGTCCCGCTGGGTTTCGCGGATCTACAGAGCGAGATACATCGATCCAATGTTCTCTCGCCTGCGACCAAGCGTCAACTTATATCTCTGTTCTCCAAGGCCCTGAGCCTGTTGATGCTATTAACAGAAATTATTCCGGTCGCATACCCTTTCGAGACACAGCTCGAGTCAAGTCCAGACTTCTCGGTacaggaagaggagaaagtcAGAAAGTCttgtgatcttcttgaggagTGGTATAATACAGCCAAGTCGGAGTTCCCTCCCTTTCACAAGCCCATCTCATCGCAGGGAAGTGATTCAGCCAGTTCCATCGCT GTTTCTGGAATAGGCAGCCCCGACTttcatcttgaagatcttcAAGACGGCAACAGAAATAATGAGATTCGCGGAGATATCGAAGACTCGGTTGAGGGTCTGTCAAAATGCATAGGCTCCTTGGCAGGGTCTGGCCTGATAAAGTATCTTCCCATCACAGT TCTATCATGTGAAGACGAGCTAGCCCCGAACCATCTCGAAGGTTGGCCTCTTTTGAGTCTCGATCCTACACAAAGACAGCTTCGAGTCATACTTGACGCAAGCGACACTTTCTCAGCTCAATACTATGGCTCCCAGTGGGTCAAGCAAGCAGCAGAGCACGTCGCCAATCTAGCCAAATCGTTCAACAAGCTTTCATTACAGTCAGGTCAAGAGGCAATGAAAGACTGGGTCGACATTCTTGTGAGGCATCCAGAAGTATATCTGGGACTTGCTTGGACGGTGGATATGTGCATCAATCGGAGGAAGCTACCTGAAAATCAAGACTTCCCTTTATGTCTTCGCAACGATGTAGAGAGGCTTAACACAGCCCCTGAGAAGGCAGACTATGGGACGTTAGACTCTCAGTCTTTGGATGGACAGAAGGACATTCAGCTGACGCAGTCACTAGATTATCTTTTAGGTATTCAGGAACCCATGATTGGCGTTCTGTAG